The window GTGTAATAGTCAAGACCTCTTACAAGCCGATTGTCTATTTCAAAGGAAATATTCAAATCATTCAAAGAATCTTTTACAGTTTCAAAATGCCTGCTGCATTCCTCACACAGGTGCTCTACGATGGATGGAGCATCTTTCATAGTTTCACGGCAGGAAAGCACTTTGCAATCAAGAACTCTTAAAGGATTATTTATTTTCCTTCTCTCGCAGTCCGAACAAAGAGTTGATGAAGTATTTGACAAGTACTTTTGCAGAGCTTTTTTAAAGTTGGGACGGCATTGTTGGCATCCCAGCGAATTTAAATGAATACTAATATCTGCAACAGACAATCTTTTAAAAAGCTCAACAAGCATAAATATAAGCTGAGCATCTGCAAGGGGTGAATCAACTCCCAAGATTTCAGCATTAATCTGATAAAATTGCCTGTAACGTCCCTTTTGCGGTCGTTCTCTTCGAAACATCGGCCCTATGGTATAAAATTTTTGTACAGGATCAACAGCATAGAGTCTGTGCTGAATATAGGCTCTTACAACTGATGCGGTGGCTTCAGGACGCAAAGTGATAAATTCATCTTTTTTGTTAAGGAAAGTATACATTTCCTTTTCGACAATATCCGTATCCTGTCCTATGCTTCTTGCAAAAAGTTCGGTATGTTCGATAATAGGAAGACGAATCTCACAAAAACCGAAACTTTCAAAAAGGGATATCGCGGTCTTTTCTATTTTCTGCCAAAGACCTGTCTCTTCCGGAAGAATATCTTTAAACCCTCTTATTAATTGAATCATTTCCTTTTAACTTATACTCCGTTTCTATCAGCTGCATTTGAAAAATATACGATAAGCTTATAATAACTTGAAATGTTGGTAAAGCAAGTCTTTCTATCCCAGCTTCAGGTATTTAGTCAATAGCTATGTGCTTATCGGGCAGGGATAAAGAAGTGTTAGAAAAAAGTGTAAAGTGTAAGGTGTTAGGTGTTAAGTAACTGCATAAAAAGCATTTATTCGTTCTTTTGCTGTTTGATCAGAGCTTGAATCATGGATGACAATGTTTTCAATTCAACAACCATTTCTTCTTGGTCAGATTGTTTAATTGCGCCGATTTTAAAACCAATGTAAATCTGAGTCCTCAATTCAGCCGCCGACCCCTTTGCTATATGCAAAAAACGGATAAATTCAGGTTTTGTACCTCTTTCAGCACCTTCGGCAATATTTGAAGCAATAGAAACAGCAGCTCTTGTCATTTGATCCCGAAGCCCAAAATCCTTAACGTCTTTCATTATCTCATATGTCCGAACAGCAATCCGGCAAGCTTTTTTCCATACTTCCAGATTTTCAAATGAATGGTATGCCATAATAAAACCTCAGTAAAAAAAGTGTTAAGTGTAAGGTGTTAGGTGTTAAGTAAGTGCAAAAAAAGCATTTATTCGTTCTTTTGCTGTTTGATCAGAGCTTGAATCATGGCAGATAATGTTTTCAAATAAACATCAACCGGTTCTTACTATACAGATTTTTTAATTACTCCGATTCTAAATTCTATTAACAATAGTGTTATTAGTATCCCCGTTGATAAACAACAAATTTTTTAACTTAACACTTAACACCTTACACCTATCACTCCGCCTTTGGCGGTAATCCCTTCTTATGTCAGGTCAGCCAGCCTTCGGCAGGAGTGTTAAGTTTTATGTGTTAAGTGTTAAGTATTTTTAAACCTGGAGTAATTTAATAGTTGTCACAAAAGTTTCCTAACACCTTACACTTTACACCTAACACTCCGCCTTTGGCGATAATCCCTTCTTATGTCAGGTCAATTTCTTCTTCCCGGAACGGGGAAAGCATGTGCCATATCTTCTTCGTCGCAATCCCTTCTTATGTCAGGTCAATATCTTCCAAGACCTAACACTTACGTTTCATAAAATATAAACATCCTCATCATGAGAGACTTCACCCGTCCCGATAATCTTAATCACCTTCTCGCAATTTGCGCATAAGCCATAAATTCGCACACTGTCTTCGGTTTCATCAATGATAGCATCAATCCGGTTAATCATCTTATCTAATAACTCCTGGTTAAGCAAACATTCAAACACGCTGTATTGAACCCGCCCCCCATAATCCTTAAGCGCTTTGGCCAGACGGGTGCGTCGCCGGTCGTCGGTAATATCATAGGAAACAAGATAAAACATGGCTAACTCTCCATGGAAAAAGGTATGTAAGCCTTCGGCAGGAGTGTTAAGTTTTATGTGTTAAGTGTTAAGTATTTTTAAACCTGGAGTAATTTAATAGTTGTCACAAAAGTTTCCTAACACCTTACACTTTACACCTAACACTCCGCCTTCGGCGGT is drawn from Pseudomonadota bacterium and contains these coding sequences:
- the cas2 gene encoding CRISPR-associated endonuclease Cas2, whose product is MFYLVSYDITDDRRRTRLAKALKDYGGRVQYSVFECLLNQELLDKMINRIDAIIDETEDSVRIYGLCANCEKVIKIIGTGEVSHDEDVYIL
- the hisS gene encoding histidine--tRNA ligase, which produces MIQLIRGFKDILPEETGLWQKIEKTAISLFESFGFCEIRLPIIEHTELFARSIGQDTDIVEKEMYTFLNKKDEFITLRPEATASVVRAYIQHRLYAVDPVQKFYTIGPMFRRERPQKGRYRQFYQINAEILGVDSPLADAQLIFMLVELFKRLSVADISIHLNSLGCQQCRPNFKKALQKYLSNTSSTLCSDCERRKINNPLRVLDCKVLSCRETMKDAPSIVEHLCEECSRHFETVKDSLNDLNISFEIDNRLVRGLDYYTRTSFEVQTGSLGAQSAVAGGGRYDKLIESLGGPSQPAIGFAIGFDRLAEILAANNTDVCCKPDLFIAALGEKAKTMALQCSCALGLAGIKTETDFSDKGLKGQMKKADRLGSGHVLIIGENEIVEGLVVLRNMTTKEQVSLPIDGIAENLKSIFAENKKSL
- a CDS encoding four helix bundle protein, translating into MAYHSFENLEVWKKACRIAVRTYEIMKDVKDFGLRDQMTRAAVSIASNIAEGAERGTKPEFIRFLHIAKGSAAELRTQIYIGFKIGAIKQSDQEEMVVELKTLSSMIQALIKQQKNE